One window from the genome of Erwinia sorbitola encodes:
- a CDS encoding arsenate reductase/protein-tyrosine-phosphatase family protein, translating into MINSILVVCIGNICRSPTGERLLKSALPEKNIASAGLGALVGHAADDTATSVAAEQGVSLQGHVAQQLTSGMCRDYDLILVMEKKHVDQVCRINPSVRGKTMLFGHWINQQEIADPYKKSRDAFEAVYGILENAAQKWVNALSR; encoded by the coding sequence ATGATTAATTCAATCTTAGTTGTTTGTATCGGAAACATCTGTCGCTCCCCCACCGGGGAGCGGCTGCTGAAGTCCGCACTACCTGAGAAGAATATCGCATCCGCGGGACTGGGAGCCCTGGTTGGCCACGCTGCTGACGACACCGCTACCAGCGTGGCCGCAGAGCAGGGTGTGTCACTGCAAGGGCATGTGGCACAGCAGCTCACGTCAGGCATGTGCCGGGATTATGACTTGATCCTGGTGATGGAAAAAAAACATGTCGACCAGGTCTGCCGCATCAACCCATCCGTACGAGGCAAAACCATGCTGTTTGGACACTGGATCAATCAGCAGGAAATCGCCGACCCGTATAAAAAAAGCCGCGATGCCTTTGAGGCCGTGTACGGAATTCTTGAAAACGCTGCCCAGAAATGGGTCAACGCATTAAGCCGATAG